From Thermoflavifilum aggregans, a single genomic window includes:
- the murC gene encoding UDP-N-acetylmuramate--L-alanine ligase, translated as MKINGTDIKRMYFIGIGGIGMSALARYFHEHGVVVSGYDRTPSALCQQLEQEGISVHYDEDIDAIDREADVVVYTPAIPPDHAELLYYRNHGYQLFKRSEMLGMICKNMTTIAVAGTHGKTTTTTLIAHILRHCGRASYTFLGGISVNYQTNYWKGTEPLVVVEADEYDRSFLHLHPYIAVVTSMDPDHLDIYGTKEAMQDAYFQFAQQLKPGGCLIYHKGIAREDEWQKIATYSYHLNDPKADFYAFHVRMQDGHYHFDVQAQHSLIEDLCLQTGGLYNVENAVAAIAVVRQLGLDPKQIKEAIQHFKGVKRRFEYILKRTDIVFIDDYAHHPQELKALLSSAKEFYPDRPLHVVFQPHLYSRTRDLAREFAASLDLADRVWLLPIYPARELPIPGVSSELIRDFMKKAEVSCVDKKELIAEIAEKKPKLLITAGAGDIDQLIPEIVQIYQSTSYAA; from the coding sequence ATGAAAATCAACGGCACAGATATTAAGCGAATGTATTTCATTGGTATTGGTGGCATTGGAATGAGTGCCCTGGCTCGTTATTTTCATGAACATGGAGTCGTTGTCAGCGGATATGATCGCACACCATCAGCATTATGCCAACAGCTGGAACAGGAAGGCATATCTGTTCATTATGATGAAGATATTGATGCCATTGATCGAGAAGCTGATGTGGTGGTATATACACCAGCTATTCCGCCTGATCATGCCGAATTGCTTTATTACAGGAATCACGGTTATCAATTATTCAAACGCAGCGAAATGCTGGGCATGATTTGTAAAAACATGACCACCATTGCTGTTGCCGGTACACATGGGAAAACTACTACCACTACATTGATTGCACATATACTCAGACATTGCGGACGTGCGTCCTATACCTTTCTGGGAGGTATTTCTGTCAATTACCAAACCAATTACTGGAAAGGAACAGAGCCTTTGGTAGTGGTAGAGGCCGATGAGTATGACCGATCCTTTTTGCATCTGCATCCTTATATAGCTGTAGTAACATCCATGGATCCGGATCATCTGGATATTTATGGTACGAAAGAAGCTATGCAGGATGCATATTTTCAGTTTGCTCAACAACTGAAGCCTGGCGGATGTCTGATTTATCATAAAGGTATTGCACGTGAAGATGAATGGCAGAAGATAGCTACCTATAGTTATCATCTCAATGATCCGAAAGCTGATTTTTATGCCTTTCATGTGCGTATGCAAGATGGACATTATCATTTTGATGTGCAGGCTCAGCATTCGCTGATTGAAGATTTATGCCTGCAGACAGGTGGACTTTACAATGTGGAGAATGCAGTGGCAGCCATTGCTGTAGTCAGGCAGCTGGGCCTGGATCCCAAACAAATCAAAGAGGCTATTCAGCATTTTAAAGGTGTGAAACGTCGCTTTGAATATATCTTAAAGCGAACCGATATTGTTTTTATAGATGATTATGCGCATCATCCGCAGGAATTAAAAGCCTTGCTAAGCAGTGCTAAGGAGTTTTATCCTGATCGGCCGTTGCATGTTGTTTTTCAACCTCATTTGTATTCGCGCACACGTGATCTGGCCAGGGAATTTGCTGCCAGCCTCGATCTGGCTGATCGGGTATGGCTTTTACCGATTTATCCCGCGAGGGAATTGCCTATACCGGGTGTAAGCAGTGAACTGATTCGTGATTTTATGAAAAAAGCAGAAGTGAGTTGTGTGGATAAGAAAGAGTTGATTGCGGAGATTGCTGAAAAAAAACCAAAGCTATTAATTACAGCTGGTGCAGGTGATATTGATCAACTCATTCCCGAGATTGTGCAGATTTATCAATCTACTTCCTATGCAGCATAA
- the ftsZ gene encoding cell division protein FtsZ, whose translation MIHFDLPKEKSSIIKVIGIGGGGSNAVNYMYSLGIEGVDFIVCNTDAQALANSPVPNKVQLGPSLTQGLGAGANPEIGKQATEESLEEIRRILEVNTKMVFITAGMGGGTGTGGAPIVAKICRELGILTVGIVTTPFSYEGRRRMQQAEMGIQNLKEYTDTLLIISNDKLRHQFGNLPFKAAFAKADNILAIAAKCITDVINQHGHINVDFADVCTAMRNGGVAILGSATAGGENRAQKAIEMALSSPLLNDNDIHGAKWVLLNITSSEGQYEHTIDEMDIIQSYIQAQAGDACDVILGVGYDQSLGEQIGVTIIATGFEQKPLRQLREKEQLKAPEEKITVVLGKENEEKKLWKTQPSEKPETDDKPETDVLAPKLVDPEEQPVPRKSSSAGMLSLFNEPTEQKSQDYSRQVTDPSGPSRIYAQAPAVKSKPASPPQQPAEEQPGEMKLIYKDEPPSAPVASNTKPEENLEDPDIRSKQVERITRLKQLSTPLSPSEEIEAIPAFIRQGLSLNQDLPPADPHQLSGIRVQPDPQGQGKSSISTLNTFLNGKKPD comes from the coding sequence ATGATCCACTTTGATCTCCCCAAGGAAAAGTCCTCCATCATTAAAGTGATAGGTATCGGCGGAGGCGGTAGCAATGCCGTGAATTATATGTACAGCCTGGGTATTGAAGGAGTTGATTTTATTGTATGCAATACTGATGCGCAAGCATTGGCCAATAGCCCTGTTCCCAACAAGGTACAGCTGGGCCCTTCATTGACACAGGGCCTGGGTGCGGGGGCCAATCCTGAAATCGGCAAACAGGCTACGGAAGAATCGCTGGAAGAAATCCGGCGTATCCTTGAAGTGAATACCAAAATGGTATTTATTACTGCTGGTATGGGCGGAGGGACCGGTACGGGTGGAGCTCCCATTGTAGCTAAAATCTGCCGTGAACTGGGGATTCTTACGGTGGGCATTGTCACCACGCCTTTCTCCTATGAAGGCCGCCGGCGCATGCAGCAGGCTGAAATGGGCATTCAGAACCTGAAGGAATACACAGATACCCTATTGATTATTTCAAACGACAAGCTGCGTCACCAATTCGGGAACCTGCCATTTAAGGCCGCTTTTGCCAAAGCTGATAATATCTTGGCTATTGCAGCCAAATGTATCACCGATGTCATTAACCAGCATGGCCATATCAATGTGGACTTTGCAGATGTTTGCACAGCCATGCGAAACGGCGGTGTTGCCATTCTGGGATCGGCTACAGCAGGCGGCGAAAACCGTGCCCAGAAAGCCATTGAAATGGCGCTTAGTTCACCGTTGTTAAATGATAACGATATACACGGTGCAAAATGGGTGCTGCTCAACATCACTTCATCGGAAGGGCAGTATGAGCATACGATCGATGAAATGGATATTATTCAATCCTACATTCAGGCACAGGCCGGTGATGCATGCGATGTGATTCTGGGCGTGGGCTATGATCAGTCGTTAGGCGAACAGATTGGTGTAACCATCATCGCCACAGGATTTGAACAAAAACCTCTTCGTCAGCTCCGCGAAAAAGAGCAGCTAAAGGCACCTGAGGAAAAAATTACGGTGGTACTGGGAAAGGAAAACGAAGAAAAAAAACTTTGGAAAACGCAGCCATCTGAGAAGCCGGAAACCGATGATAAGCCAGAAACAGATGTACTTGCACCCAAACTTGTTGATCCCGAAGAACAACCTGTACCTCGCAAATCCTCTTCAGCCGGCATGCTTAGCCTTTTCAACGAACCGACCGAACAAAAAAGCCAGGATTACTCCAGGCAGGTTACCGATCCATCAGGCCCTTCGCGCATTTATGCACAGGCACCTGCAGTGAAATCCAAGCCGGCATCTCCTCCCCAGCAGCCAGCAGAAGAGCAGCCGGGCGAGATGAAGCTGATATATAAAGATGAGCCACCATCGGCTCCAGTGGCCTCAAACACAAAACCAGAGGAAAATCTGGAGGATCCCGACATCCGTTCCAAACAAGTAGAACGCATTACTAGACTTAAACAGCTGAGCACTCCGCTCTCCCCTTCTGAAGAAATCGAGGCAATTCCGGCCTTTATTCGCCAGGGATTATCTCTTAACCAGGATTTGCCGCCAGCTGATCCGCATCAGCTGTCCGGAATTCGTGTGCAGCCGGATCCTCAGGGGCAGGGCAAATCGTCCATCAGCACATTGAATACCTTTTTAAATGGGAAAAAGCCCGACTGA
- a CDS encoding cell division protein FtsQ/DivIB encodes MQIGWLIASILLSAALIVLFVFAAHQNQQLICKGIVVEHAHADTHPKFISGNDILKIIRTFHPEGKPLHQIDLHAIEQELQQNPWMQHVTLFFDTHGKLHVRYAQKTPMLLVYTKNGTSFYLDTQGHKIPVSDRYQPDVPVVTGWFSSDYLHDSVLNQRLMQIGLLLMNDSFWNAQVQQIDIQPDGRMLMIPTVGPVIQLGNAERFDLQCRVLQAFYQQVLLKGYMQVYDTVDVSVPSQIMAIRKSAPADARVRLMQLADQVTDSQQLQVAMLPEKDQKSVFIHHTQKPLVP; translated from the coding sequence ATGCAAATAGGTTGGCTGATTGCAAGCATATTGTTGTCAGCAGCACTGATCGTGTTGTTTGTTTTTGCTGCGCATCAGAATCAGCAACTGATATGCAAAGGTATTGTGGTAGAGCATGCACACGCAGATACACATCCGAAATTTATTTCCGGGAATGATATACTGAAAATCATTCGCACATTTCATCCGGAAGGGAAGCCGCTGCATCAGATTGATCTCCACGCAATAGAACAAGAGTTACAGCAAAATCCGTGGATGCAGCACGTGACATTATTTTTCGATACTCACGGCAAACTGCATGTACGCTATGCACAAAAAACACCTATGCTTTTGGTTTACACAAAAAACGGAACATCTTTTTATCTCGATACACAAGGACATAAAATTCCTGTTTCAGACAGGTATCAACCCGATGTACCTGTTGTAACTGGTTGGTTTTCGTCGGATTATCTGCATGACAGTGTGTTGAATCAGAGGCTTATGCAAATAGGACTTTTGCTGATGAATGATAGTTTCTGGAATGCACAGGTACAACAAATTGATATTCAGCCTGACGGCAGGATGCTGATGATTCCTACCGTTGGTCCTGTGATTCAACTCGGAAATGCTGAACGATTTGATTTGCAATGCAGGGTTTTGCAGGCATTTTATCAACAGGTACTGTTGAAAGGATATATGCAGGTGTACGATACTGTGGATGTATCTGTGCCTTCGCAGATAATGGCTATCCGGAAATCCGCACCTGCAGATGCACGCGTAAGGCTTATGCAATTGGCTGATCAGGTTACAGACAGCCAGCAGTTACAGGTAGCAATGCTACCTGAAAAAGATCAGAAATCCGTATTTATTCACCATACTCAAAAACCTTTGGTACCATGA
- the murD gene encoding UDP-N-acetylmuramoyl-L-alanine--D-glutamate ligase has protein sequence MAEKVVILGAGESGVGAALLAVKQGYEVWVSDAGSIADRYRQELQAANIPFEEHTHSYDKIFEADWIIKSPGIAEAAPVMQAVRSKSKRVISEIEWAYRFCNQATIIAITGTNGKTTTTALIHYLLKNSGIQAACVGNIGNSFARQVATSLEPCYVVEVSSFQLDDIETFHPHIAVLLNITEDHLDRYGSMEAYAAAKFRITENQTAEDYFIYCLDDPYTRKFFKKNIRSQLLPFSIMEQVKQGAYMQDQQIHIRINDDECILSADELSLRGKHNIYNSMAAGIAGKTMNIRNEKIRESLATFKGIEHRLENVATVRGVEFINDSKATNVNSVWYALECMKKPVILIMGGIDKGNDYEIIRGLVKEKVKAIVCLGKDNRKINEAFKDDVQLMVNTTSMKEAVEAAFHFASPGDVVLLSPGCASFDLFKNYEDRGRQFKQAVKDL, from the coding sequence ATGGCAGAAAAAGTAGTCATATTAGGTGCAGGCGAAAGCGGTGTAGGAGCAGCTCTTCTGGCTGTGAAGCAAGGTTATGAGGTATGGGTATCAGATGCCGGATCCATTGCCGATCGTTACAGGCAGGAGCTGCAGGCAGCTAATATCCCCTTTGAAGAACATACACATAGTTATGATAAAATATTTGAAGCAGACTGGATTATCAAAAGTCCAGGCATTGCAGAAGCCGCACCGGTAATGCAGGCGGTGAGATCAAAATCGAAACGTGTGATCAGTGAAATAGAATGGGCTTATCGTTTTTGCAATCAGGCAACTATTATTGCTATTACGGGCACAAACGGTAAGACCACTACAACCGCATTGATCCATTATCTTTTGAAAAACTCCGGAATACAGGCAGCCTGCGTTGGCAATATAGGCAATAGCTTTGCCAGGCAGGTTGCTACCTCACTGGAACCTTGTTATGTAGTAGAAGTAAGTAGTTTTCAGCTGGATGATATTGAAACTTTTCATCCGCACATAGCTGTTTTGCTTAACATCACGGAAGATCATCTGGATCGCTATGGCAGCATGGAAGCATATGCAGCTGCCAAGTTCCGGATCACGGAAAACCAGACAGCAGAAGATTATTTCATTTATTGTTTGGATGATCCTTATACAAGAAAATTCTTTAAAAAAAATATTCGTTCACAACTTTTACCTTTTAGCATTATGGAACAGGTTAAACAGGGAGCTTATATGCAAGACCAGCAGATTCACATCCGCATCAACGATGACGAATGCATTTTATCGGCTGACGAATTATCACTCAGGGGCAAACACAACATCTACAACTCTATGGCTGCAGGAATTGCGGGTAAAACCATGAACATCCGGAATGAAAAAATCAGGGAAAGCCTGGCAACTTTCAAAGGCATTGAGCACAGGCTGGAGAACGTAGCTACTGTGCGCGGAGTGGAGTTTATCAATGACAGCAAAGCCACCAATGTAAATTCTGTTTGGTATGCACTGGAATGCATGAAAAAACCTGTCATCCTCATCATGGGTGGTATTGATAAGGGTAATGACTATGAAATTATTCGCGGGTTGGTAAAAGAAAAGGTAAAAGCTATTGTGTGTCTCGGAAAAGATAACCGGAAAATTAATGAAGCATTTAAGGATGATGTGCAACTGATGGTAAATACAACATCCATGAAAGAAGCTGTGGAAGCTGCATTCCACTTTGCCAGCCCGGGTGATGTGGTACTGCTTTCACCGGGATGTGCAAGTTTTGATTTGTTTAAGAATTATGAAGATAGAGGAAGACAGTTTAAACAGGCGGTGAAGGACTTATAA
- a CDS encoding FtsW/RodA/SpoVE family cell cycle protein: MKQLMQQIRGDKVIWGVVIMLSLISMLAVYSSTGMLAYRMQHGHNEYYLFKQVSVLLFGLLIIYLSHRVHYMIYARVAKIGVIIAVPLLIYTLLFGSHVNDASRWIRLPVINLTFQTSDFARLALFMYVSLQLARHQEEIKDFHKGYKPVLLAMLVICGLIAPANLSTALLLGASCFLLCFIGRVALKHLMITLLIVALPLLALMGIAALTYHPDDQLHTSDRHQRGWYERVIERMEGKGRIATWIHRVQDFMFASHEDVPYQVEQAKIAIARGGLLGKGPGNSIQRNFLPYPYSDFIFAIIIEEYGLVGAALLVMLYLILLFRCIRLFRRCPYAFGSFLCIGLSFTLVIQAFANMGVAVNLLPVTGVTLPLVSMGGSSIWFTSLSIGIILSVARYMEQEELEKQQLSEVEESWMDALEPAFPAGRNDDKTTNPLAYEN, encoded by the coding sequence ATGAAGCAACTGATGCAGCAGATACGGGGTGATAAGGTAATATGGGGTGTAGTTATCATGCTTTCGTTGATCAGTATGCTGGCCGTGTATAGTTCCACGGGTATGCTGGCATATCGCATGCAGCATGGCCATAATGAATATTATTTGTTTAAACAGGTATCGGTATTATTGTTTGGATTACTGATTATTTATCTTTCTCATCGGGTACATTATATGATATATGCGCGGGTGGCTAAAATCGGAGTGATCATTGCTGTTCCGTTACTTATTTATACCCTGTTGTTTGGTTCACACGTCAATGATGCCAGCAGATGGATACGCCTGCCGGTAATTAATCTGACTTTTCAGACATCTGACTTTGCAAGACTGGCACTTTTCATGTATGTATCCCTTCAACTGGCAAGACATCAGGAAGAAATAAAGGATTTTCATAAAGGATACAAACCTGTGCTGTTGGCTATGCTGGTAATATGCGGATTGATTGCTCCGGCTAATTTATCTACGGCTTTATTGCTGGGGGCGAGTTGTTTTTTGCTTTGCTTTATCGGAAGAGTTGCTTTGAAACATCTGATGATTACATTGCTGATAGTAGCTTTACCTTTGCTTGCACTGATGGGTATTGCAGCATTGACTTATCATCCGGATGATCAGCTGCATACATCCGATAGGCATCAGCGGGGCTGGTATGAAAGAGTCATCGAACGCATGGAAGGCAAAGGCCGTATAGCCACATGGATTCATCGCGTTCAGGATTTCATGTTTGCTTCACATGAAGATGTACCTTATCAGGTAGAACAGGCCAAGATTGCCATTGCAAGGGGAGGCCTGTTGGGCAAAGGTCCGGGCAACAGCATCCAGCGTAATTTCTTACCGTATCCATATTCGGATTTCATTTTTGCTATCATTATCGAAGAGTATGGACTTGTGGGTGCAGCTTTGCTGGTAATGTTGTATCTCATTTTGTTGTTCAGATGCATTCGCTTGTTTAGGCGATGTCCGTATGCTTTTGGTTCATTTTTATGTATCGGACTGAGTTTTACATTGGTTATTCAGGCTTTTGCCAATATGGGTGTGGCAGTGAATTTACTTCCTGTAACGGGAGTTACTCTGCCACTGGTAAGTATGGGCGGATCTTCCATTTGGTTTACCAGTCTTTCCATCGGCATCATTTTAAGTGTTGCACGTTATATGGAACAGGAAGAATTGGAAAAACAACAGCTATCCGAAGTTGAAGAAAGCTGGATGGATGCACTGGAACCTGCTTTTCCTGCTGGCAGGAATGATGATAAAACAACAAATCCTTTGGCGTATGAAAATTAA
- the ftsA gene encoding cell division protein FtsA — protein MSKPSPIIVGLDIGTTKIAVIAGRKNEFGKLEILGFGRADSFGVQHGMVLNIEQTIRAIQEALQRCYASNPDLIIEEVYVGIAGQHIQSLQTRGEMIRTDIESEISKQEIEQLINDQYKTYIPTGDQIIDVIPQEFSVDQFQNITNPVGYSGIKIGASFHIITGNKLAIRNIYRSVEKAGLHVRDLVLQPLASAAAVMCDQDLEAGVAIVDIGGGTTDMAVFYEGVLRQTVVIPYGGENITNDIKNGLGVLRTQAEQMKVQFGSALADEAKSNAYITIPGLRGQQPREISVKNLAHIIQARIQEILDFVMYHLRQIGLDSKYLNGGIILTGGGSQLKHLIQLTEYVTGLSARIGYPNEHLASGHPEELARPMYATCIGLILKGLHDYENHPEAFEANFTRINALKDEQLMQPPTEKAQPSDQQERQASVRNKRLRTFLDNIKSGIIELFRDEEDKTI, from the coding sequence ATGAGCAAACCATCCCCCATCATTGTTGGACTTGATATAGGCACTACAAAAATTGCAGTGATTGCCGGCAGAAAAAATGAATTCGGAAAACTGGAAATCCTCGGATTTGGAAGGGCTGATTCCTTTGGTGTGCAACACGGTATGGTGCTGAATATTGAACAAACCATACGGGCTATACAGGAAGCGCTTCAGCGTTGTTATGCTTCCAATCCGGATCTGATTATTGAAGAAGTATATGTTGGCATTGCTGGTCAGCATATCCAAAGCCTGCAGACACGCGGAGAAATGATCAGAACCGACATTGAATCTGAAATTTCCAAACAGGAAATTGAACAACTTATCAATGATCAGTATAAAACCTATATTCCCACAGGCGATCAGATCATTGATGTGATTCCGCAGGAATTCTCGGTTGATCAGTTTCAGAATATTACCAATCCCGTAGGTTATTCAGGTATCAAAATCGGTGCAAGTTTTCACATCATTACCGGAAACAAGCTTGCGATCCGCAATATTTACAGAAGCGTGGAAAAGGCCGGTCTACACGTAAGAGATCTGGTGCTGCAACCACTTGCTTCTGCTGCAGCTGTCATGTGTGATCAGGACCTGGAAGCAGGCGTGGCTATTGTGGATATCGGTGGAGGCACTACAGATATGGCTGTGTTTTATGAAGGTGTATTGCGGCAAACAGTAGTGATTCCCTACGGCGGTGAAAATATTACCAATGATATCAAAAATGGATTGGGAGTATTACGTACACAGGCTGAGCAAATGAAAGTGCAATTTGGTTCTGCGCTTGCTGATGAAGCTAAAAGCAATGCCTACATCACCATTCCGGGTTTGCGCGGACAACAGCCGAGGGAAATTTCCGTTAAAAACTTGGCACACATTATCCAGGCACGCATACAGGAAATCCTGGATTTCGTCATGTATCATCTGCGGCAGATCGGGCTGGACAGCAAATATTTAAACGGCGGCATTATCCTCACCGGTGGCGGATCGCAGCTCAAGCATCTCATTCAACTTACCGAATACGTAACCGGCCTCAGCGCTAGAATTGGTTATCCGAATGAACATCTGGCAAGCGGCCATCCTGAAGAACTGGCGCGGCCCATGTATGCAACCTGCATCGGTCTTATCCTGAAAGGATTGCACGACTATGAAAATCATCCGGAAGCCTTTGAAGCCAATTTCACCCGCATCAATGCATTGAAGGATGAGCAACTCATGCAGCCACCAACCGAAAAGGCTCAGCCATCCGATCAGCAGGAACGGCAGGCCTCTGTCCGGAACAAACGCCTGCGGACATTTCTGGATAACATTAAATCCGGTATCATCGAATTGTTCCGGGATGAAGAAGATAAAACAATATAA
- the murG gene encoding undecaprenyldiphospho-muramoylpentapeptide beta-N-acetylglucosaminyltransferase: MGEQQLSYTHTPHAARIIISGGGTGGHIFPAIAIARALQQLEPDIQVLFVGAKGKMEMEKVPQAGYPIRALDIKGMDRSSWWKNITLPYFILKSILQARHILHDFKPHAVIGVGGYASFPILFAAQQAGIDTYIQEQNSFAGKANQWLAKKATRIFVAFDGMEKFFPKEKIVVTGNPVRQDILSENISKADACRFFELDPQRPVVLVVGGSQGARSINRAIQQNIELLISHHIQVIWQTGKLDFENIQQFIQSKAAQARYLSQIKLMPFVQDMAKAYAAADVVVSRAGAIAIAELCVMQKPAILVPFPFAAEDHQTHNARMLVEKQAAWMIADAEAQEKLVHVIIDLCTDEEKRISLSEHIGRLAIRNADQRIAATILQDLKRRYRELSFSVSTNTNHHT, translated from the coding sequence ATGGGCGAACAACAGCTATCATACACGCATACACCACATGCAGCTCGCATCATCATCAGCGGTGGCGGCACGGGAGGACATATTTTCCCGGCCATTGCCATAGCCCGTGCCTTGCAGCAACTAGAACCCGATATACAAGTTTTGTTTGTAGGTGCAAAAGGAAAAATGGAAATGGAAAAAGTGCCGCAGGCTGGTTATCCGATTCGCGCACTGGATATCAAAGGCATGGATCGTAGCAGCTGGTGGAAAAATATAACCCTGCCTTATTTTATACTGAAAAGCATCTTACAGGCCCGTCATATTTTACATGATTTCAAACCTCATGCAGTGATTGGTGTAGGAGGTTATGCTAGTTTCCCGATATTGTTTGCTGCTCAGCAGGCAGGCATAGATACCTATATTCAGGAGCAGAATTCATTTGCAGGCAAAGCAAATCAATGGCTTGCGAAAAAAGCTACACGCATTTTTGTGGCATTTGATGGAATGGAAAAATTTTTCCCGAAAGAAAAAATTGTTGTTACAGGTAATCCGGTAAGGCAGGATATTTTATCTGAAAATATTTCCAAAGCTGATGCATGCAGGTTTTTCGAACTGGATCCGCAACGGCCTGTGGTATTGGTTGTGGGTGGTAGCCAGGGTGCACGTTCCATCAACCGGGCTATTCAGCAAAATATAGAATTATTGATTTCGCATCATATTCAGGTGATCTGGCAAACAGGCAAACTTGATTTTGAAAACATACAACAATTTATTCAGTCTAAGGCTGCACAAGCCCGATATCTATCTCAGATCAAGCTGATGCCTTTTGTTCAGGATATGGCAAAGGCTTATGCAGCTGCCGATGTGGTGGTATCAAGAGCAGGTGCTATTGCCATCGCTGAATTGTGCGTGATGCAGAAACCTGCTATCCTGGTGCCGTTCCCGTTTGCAGCTGAAGATCATCAAACACATAATGCACGTATGCTGGTAGAAAAACAGGCAGCCTGGATGATTGCAGATGCAGAAGCGCAGGAAAAACTGGTTCATGTGATTATTGATTTATGTACAGATGAAGAGAAAAGAATAAGCTTAAGTGAGCATATTGGAAGGCTGGCAATAAGAAATGCAGATCAACGGATTGCAGCGACAATTCTGCAGGATTTAAAACGAAGATATCGTGAGCTATCATTTTCAGTAAGTACAAACACAAATCATCATACATGA